One segment of Panicum virgatum strain AP13 chromosome 3K, P.virgatum_v5, whole genome shotgun sequence DNA contains the following:
- the LOC120698143 gene encoding uncharacterized protein LOC120698143 gives MDNVESAPDSPVQAPPSSASSLPKEQSQVELELRLLQALEFYPPSKLKGVHRHFVLYGLMEYLRKSLDRQFSSDEVLQLLDRFFNLEMLKPEDDEKDNFSQGEEFSLPESFLNKEE, from the exons ATGGACAACGTCGAGTCCGCCCCTGACTCCCCGGTGcaggcgccgccgtcctccgcctcGTCTCTCCCTAAG GAGCAATCGCAGGTGGAGTTGGAGCTGAGGCTTCTCCAGGCTCTCGAGTTCTATCCTCCGTCCAAACTCAAAG GTGTTCATCGTCACTTTGTTCTCTATGGCCTCATGGAATATTTGAGAAAAAG CCTTGATCGTCAATTCTCTTCTGATGAGGTTTTGCAACTATTGGATCGTTTCTTTAACCTAGAAATGCTG AAACCAGAGGACGATGAAAAGGACAACTTCAGTCAAGGGGAAGAATTTTCCTTGCCAGAGAGCTTTCTCAACAAGGAAGAATAA